A window of Maioricimonas rarisocia genomic DNA:
CGCCGTGCTGCAGTGGGTACGTCCCTCCAGCGGAGGAACGGTTCGCTGTCTTCGGTGCCGCGATATCGGCGAACGGTTTCGATCCACTCTGGAGTCAGTCAGCGGATTGTTTCGCAGAAGACCCGGTCAGCCAGGTCCGTCGAGATCCGGAAGTCGGCGTTCGCTTCGCACACAACAGCAATTGAGATCGTCACCGTCCGGCCCTGACAGTGTTCAGTTGGCGTGTGTTTCGACCCACTTCTCTCCGGTGTGGCTCCAGAATTCGCCGGCGGCCATCTCGTCGCGCCACCGGGCCGCGTCCGGGTGGGATTCCATCGATGCGCAGCTGATCTCGCCCGAATTGTCGATTGTCGTCATCCGAACCTGGCTGTAATCGAGAGCATCGACCAGATAGGGCGAGTGACTCGTGGCGACGATCTGCAGGTCGCGACGTGATTTCTGCAGCTCTGTCAGCATCCTGACGACATCGCTTTGTGCACGAGGATGCAGCGCCCGGTCCAGGTCGTCCAGCAGCAGAATTCTCACCTCAGACGACGAATGCGCGGCGGTGAGCAGTCCAAGAATGAGCAACGTGCCTTCGCTCATTGCCGAGGCGGGCAGGTTCCTGCCGCTCAGTGAATCGAAACGGAGCGCGTCACCCCAGTACTCGCGTGGTGCCGATTCGACCGCGACACGCTGGCCGGCCTGCTCGTGGTACTCGATTTCGCGGCGAACAACCCGGTCGCGAACGAAACGCAGTCCGAGAACGGAGGGGATGACCGACCGCAGCGTCTCTTCGATCTTGGAAAATGCTGTCGCGTTGTTGAGCTTCAGTTGTGACAGCACCGAAGCCAGTCCGTACCCGTCCGCGCGAAGTCGGGCACGCTCGCCTGCAATGTACGAGGTTGCGGCCAGACGGTCCGGCTCCAGCCGCAGAAACTGGCTTTGAATACTTCGCTCGACTTCCTGCTGCATCAGTCCCGGGACGTCTTCCCAGCGACACGCCTTGTTTGCATTGTCGTGAGCGTTGATGAACCGCGAGCACCCCCACGCCGGTTCAACGGCAGGCGTCGAGTGACCGTTGCCATCTGGCGGCAGCGGCACGAAGTTCATCTGGTGGTCAGGATCAGGGGAGACCAGGCACTCATATGCAGTTCCCGTCGAAAGCTGAAGAGCGAGCCGCGCTTCCCTCGCGTCGCGACTGCAGATCCGCGACGGTGCCCGCTCTCCGCTGAAGAGTTCGCCCGGATTCCATGTGGCACTTCGGCAGAGCAGACTGATTGCTTCCAGCAGTGTCGTCTTGCCGGATGCATTGGGGCCGAAAATGACCGTCAGCCGCTCCAGTGGCAGCGTCACGGATCGGACGGCTTTGAATCCGCTGATCTTGACGGTCTCGATCATTGGTTTCACCTGTGGTCGGAGACGTCCGACGAGGCCGGTGCACCGCATATCGGTACGCGTCACTATTGTCCGACGCAATGGGGGACACGTAAAGACGGCTTCGCTCCCGCTTCCCGCTCGCGGCCACCGGTGCCGGTCCCCGGGGCCGCGCATGACCTCTCCACTTCTCAGTTCAGTTGGACGGCGGTTCTTTCCTGCTCACCCGCCACCTTCATCCCCGTCAACTCCCGGCTCAGGTCTCGATCCGGATCGGAAACGACCACGGTGTACGTCGCGTCGGCATCGAACACCGCCGGCCGGTACTCCTGCCCCTTGATTCGTACCGTGTATTCCACCTCGCCGGTTGACTCGTTGATCACCTGCACCACCGCGTCCTCTGCGCCCTCAATCTGCAGTGTCGCCAGGTGACCGACGGGCGTTCGCGCGTAGTTGTCGAACTGCGAGATCGTTCTCGGCCACCCTTCGTACGGTTTTGCCTGCGGGTCGGCCGGATTGGCGAACCGCGGCCAGCATTCCATGCGGATCGTCCGCTGGGTCTTGTTCAACTTCACGATGCCGTAGCCGGGCATGCCGTTGTGCAGTGCCTTCGGCTCGTGTCCCATGTCGTCACCCGGGTTCGTCGCCGCGTAGACGATCACAGGATGATTGAACCCGTCCCGGTGACGGCCGGTGTACTCGCTCGGAGGAGGATTCGTGTACTCCCCCTCGTCGCCCGGGGCCCAGGCACGCGGATAGAAGTTCGCGACGCTCGGCACGCAGAACGACCACATCGCGTCGCCGTGATCGTCGATGCCGTGATGCACGATCGTCGCCAGGTGCTGGTCCCCCCCGATGTGGAAGACAAAGCCCCGCCGCAGCGCATCGACCGCCTTGTTGCGGCCCGTCTGCGGCCAGCCGTTCGAGTCGAGGTCGGCAATGAGGCGGTCCAGCCTGCCCCCGTGATGCGTAGCCATATTGGCGAAGATCGTCTGTGAGACGGCGATCTTCATGTCCTGTCCGCCCCAGTCTTTCGCGAAGCCGTTGAGAAACTCGAGCTGTTTGTCTCCCAGCAGCTTCAGCCCCTCGACGTCCAGATCGGCCACGTCGAAGTCGGGATCGTTGAAGTGATCGGGACGGCCGGTGCCGGAGGGCGGCATCTCCGGGCGGTTGCAGCCCGACTTGAACTTGCGGTCTTCGACAATCGCAATGCCGACCCGTCCCCACACCATGTCGGTGTAGTACGCGGTGATCCCCTGCTCCAGCGGCTCTTTCTGATACGGATCGGGCAGATGCGACGTCTGCGTCCGCTCGACCATCTTCACGAACTCCGCCGGGGGCACGTACCCGCCGTCGTGATCCCGGCCGGCGTTCGGATCGTCCACCGAGCGACCTTCGGGCAGATAGCGGTCCGTCCCGGGGACCGCCATGCGCCCCCCTTCGCCCCACAGGTTCGGCTGGAAGACGTCGTGGTCATCCGGTTCGCAGATCGAGGGGATTTCCCGCGTCAGGTCCTGATAGGCCCAGCACCACAGGTACCATTTGTAGAGGTAGTCCAGCATGATCGTCGACCGGTCGGCGAACGTGGGGCTGTCCCCTTCGTAAACCTGGTCGCCCGAGAAGAACAGCACATCCGGTTTGTGCTCGGTAACGTGCTCGACAATCTCGGTGTGCGGAAACCAGACGTTGTTGCGGTAGTTGTATCCCGGCCGGGCAAAGCCGTGCGCGTTGTTGTGATTCCCCGTGAAGCCGGCGACGACAATCGTTTCCTTGTCGACCGGATCCTTGCGGATCGTCCCCTCGAAGCTGGCCAGCAGATTTCCTTCGGCCGGATACCGCACGCGAAACGTGCGGGCCCGCGAGGCGTCCCACTCTTCACTGCGGAACAGTGCCGTATAGCTGGGCGCTTCGACCGGCGCCTCGTCGATTGTCGTCCAGTCGCCGTTCTCTTCCTTCACCTGTAGTGCCGCCGACTGCGGATCTTTGTTGCCGATCGGGAAGAACTGAGCCGTCAGCTTGAGAGTGCCACGGCTGACGGTGTACTGCGTACTGAGAATCGGACCGAGTGATCGCTCGGGATGTTCCGTCACTCCGTCACCCGAGACGGCCAGGTCGTCAAGCCACCAGCGGCCGCCGTACTTCCCCTTCTGCTGCGAGCCGGGGTGCGAAACGAGCGCGATGCCTCCTTTGACTGACTCGACGGGAACATCGCGGCTGATGGAACCCGTTCTCTGGCCGTCACGCGTGATTTCGAGCGTGATCCGCAGATTGCCGTCCGGTTGCGGCACGCCTGAGAGGCGAACGGTCGACTCCGTCGGATGGGGCTGTCCGTCGATTGAACTCCCCTGCTTCGCCGGCGAGCCCTGCCAGGGCTTCTCATTGTCGATGACGAACGCCTCACCCGCGGCCGTCAGCCCCCAGAAGGTCCCGGCCCCCGGGCCGGCGGCTCCCTGGATGAGCGCCCGCGAACGCCAGTCCATATCGGGACCGACGCCGATCAGCAGACCGCATGCTGCACTGTCTGCCGCATTCGAGGGGACGTTGTTGAGCAGGCCGCAGCGGAAGGAGATGTCGAAGCCTCCCTCGCCAGCCAGGTCGTGAGTCAGCAGATGCAGCGTCCGCATCCGCAGGCGGGCTCCCTCGGCAACGCATTCGAGTCGGTCGCCGGCGATCCGCCAGTCCTGCAACCGATTCGCCCAGAAGTCGGACCCGATCCAGACCCGCTGGCCAGGAGCCGAAAAGTCGGTCTTCAGCTCGTCGGCGGCAGCCGTCACGGCACAGGCCGCGATGAGAACAACAGACGTCAGCAGAGCGCGAAGCGTCATGGCGGTCATCTCCGTTATGCGTGCGCATCGGGAAGCGGAGCGGGCCCGATGTCGTCAGTTAATTCGGCGAGGTGCGCATGATAGCGAAGCGATGGGAGGCGAGCACGTCCGAGAGAGTGGCGTCACCCACGGGGCACCCCACGTGCGTTCCCATCAGCTTCCGGTTGTGAGGCGTCCGGAACCGCTGTAGGTTGATCGTTGCACTGGAACACCGGATGCCGGTGATCGCACAGTGCCGCTGGACGAGTCTTGTTCCGCCGAGTCGTCTTCGGCTGCAGACAGGCGAGAAGTGATGCTCGATCCGCACCACACCTCCGTGCCGCGAGGTTGCATCCTCACCGGGTTGGCCGTCTTCGGCCTGCTCTGCATGGGGTGTATGGAAGAGTCGCCTCCTGCCCGCTTCACCAGGCAGATCGAGTGGATCGGCAAGGGCCAGTGGCTCAAGGCCGACACTCACCTGCACACGAAGTTCTCGGACGGAGCGCAC
This region includes:
- a CDS encoding AAA family ATPase, which translates into the protein MIETVKISGFKAVRSVTLPLERLTVIFGPNASGKTTLLEAISLLCRSATWNPGELFSGERAPSRICSRDAREARLALQLSTGTAYECLVSPDPDHQMNFVPLPPDGNGHSTPAVEPAWGCSRFINAHDNANKACRWEDVPGLMQQEVERSIQSQFLRLEPDRLAATSYIAGERARLRADGYGLASVLSQLKLNNATAFSKIEETLRSVIPSVLGLRFVRDRVVRREIEYHEQAGQRVAVESAPREYWGDALRFDSLSGRNLPASAMSEGTLLILGLLTAAHSSSEVRILLLDDLDRALHPRAQSDVVRMLTELQKSRRDLQIVATSHSPYLVDALDYSQVRMTTIDNSGEISCASMESHPDAARWRDEMAAGEFWSHTGEKWVETHAN
- a CDS encoding alkaline phosphatase D family protein codes for the protein MTLRALLTSVVLIAACAVTAAADELKTDFSAPGQRVWIGSDFWANRLQDWRIAGDRLECVAEGARLRMRTLHLLTHDLAGEGGFDISFRCGLLNNVPSNAADSAACGLLIGVGPDMDWRSRALIQGAAGPGAGTFWGLTAAGEAFVIDNEKPWQGSPAKQGSSIDGQPHPTESTVRLSGVPQPDGNLRITLEITRDGQRTGSISRDVPVESVKGGIALVSHPGSQQKGKYGGRWWLDDLAVSGDGVTEHPERSLGPILSTQYTVSRGTLKLTAQFFPIGNKDPQSAALQVKEENGDWTTIDEAPVEAPSYTALFRSEEWDASRARTFRVRYPAEGNLLASFEGTIRKDPVDKETIVVAGFTGNHNNAHGFARPGYNYRNNVWFPHTEIVEHVTEHKPDVLFFSGDQVYEGDSPTFADRSTIMLDYLYKWYLWCWAYQDLTREIPSICEPDDHDVFQPNLWGEGGRMAVPGTDRYLPEGRSVDDPNAGRDHDGGYVPPAEFVKMVERTQTSHLPDPYQKEPLEQGITAYYTDMVWGRVGIAIVEDRKFKSGCNRPEMPPSGTGRPDHFNDPDFDVADLDVEGLKLLGDKQLEFLNGFAKDWGGQDMKIAVSQTIFANMATHHGGRLDRLIADLDSNGWPQTGRNKAVDALRRGFVFHIGGDQHLATIVHHGIDDHGDAMWSFCVPSVANFYPRAWAPGDEGEYTNPPPSEYTGRHRDGFNHPVIVYAATNPGDDMGHEPKALHNGMPGYGIVKLNKTQRTIRMECWPRFANPADPQAKPYEGWPRTISQFDNYARTPVGHLATLQIEGAEDAVVQVINESTGEVEYTVRIKGQEYRPAVFDADATYTVVVSDPDRDLSRELTGMKVAGEQERTAVQLN